From Kwoniella shandongensis chromosome 2, complete sequence, the proteins below share one genomic window:
- a CDS encoding histone H4: MSGRGKGGKGLGKGGAKRHRKVLRDNIQGITKPAIRRLARRGGVKRISGLIYEETRGVLKIFLESVIRDSVTYTEHAKRKTVTSLDVVYALKRQGRTLYGFGA; this comes from the exons ATGTCCGGTCGAGGAAAAGGTGGTAAAGGTCTCGGCAAGGGTGGTGCCAAGCGACACAGGAAAGTTCTGCGAGACAACATCCA GGGTATCACTAAGCCCGCTATCCGACGTCTCGCacgacgaggtggtgtcAAGCGTATCTCCGGTTTGATCTACGAGGAGACCCGAGGTGTCCTCAAGATCTTCCTCGAGTCCGTCATCCGAGACTCGGTTACCTACACTGAGCACGCCAAGAGGAAGACTG TCACTTCCCTCGACGTCGTCTACGCTCTCAAGAGACAAGGCCGAACCCTTTACGGTTTCGGTGCTTAA